From the Marivivens sp. LCG002 genome, the window ATGCCGACGTGCCTGTGTTTCAGGTCTCTATCGATATGGGCCGAGGCCTTGAGCACCAGATCGAAATTGGACGCACCCTGTCCGAACTTCGAGACCGCGGCGTCCTGATCCTTGGGTCGGGCAATGTGGTGCACAACCTTCGCGCTTTGCAATGGAGCCCAAAGGCCAAGCCTCATGACTGGGCGCTTGAGTTTGATGCGATCTTTGAAAATCGGCTTACCGACCGCGACTTCGGCGCGCTCGCCGACCGCAAGGGACTCGGCTCTCTTCTTCAAATGGCGCACCCTTCGCTGGATCACTATATGCCCACCCTCACAATCGCAGGGGCGTCGGACGACCGAGACGATCTCACCTTTATGACCGACACAATCGATATGGGCTCCATCTCGATGCGGTCTTTCGTATTTCACGCCCGATAGGAGACGGCGATGCTCGTAGACGGCAAATGGACCGAGGACTGGCAGCCCGTCCAGAAGGCGGATGAAAAAGGACGCTTTGTGCGTCAGGTTTCAAGCTTTCGCAATTGGATCACCCCTGACGGAAGCGCAGGACCGACAGGGCGCGACGGCTTCAAAGCCGAAGCGGGACGCTACCACCTTTATGTCGCTTACATCTGCCCTTGGGCCTCGCGCACTCTGATGGCGCTCAAGCTCAAGGGGCTTGAGGAAATCATCTCGGTCACTGTTGTAAACCCCGCTTTGGGCCCGCAAGGCTGGGAATTCGGCGGCTACGAGGGGGCCGGCCAAGACGCGCTCTTCGGCGCGAAGTATCTGCACGAAATCTACACCCGAGCAGATGCGACATTCACGGGCCGCGCGACGGTTCCCGTTCTATGGGACAAGACGCAGAACGTTCTGGTGAACAACGAGAGCGCAGATATTCTGCGCATGCTCGACACAGCCTTCGAGCATCTCGCCCCCTCGACGTTCCGTCTCTATCCCCAAGCGCTCGCAGAGCAGATCGACGCCTTGAATGCCGAGATTTACGACAGCTTCAACAACGGGGTCTATAAAGCGGGTTTCGCCACCTCGCAGGAGGCCTATAACGAGGCGGTGGACGGCGTGTTCAAGATGCTGGACAGGCTCGAAGAACGTTTGACGGGGGATTACCTCTTTGGGGACAGCCTCACCGAAACGGATATTCGCACCTTTGTGACCCTGATCCGCTTTGATGCGGCCTATCACGGTCTCTTCAAATGCAATCGCCACCAGATTGCCGATTACCCTCGGCTTAGCGTCTATATGGAACGCATCTTGGGTCTCGAGGGCATCTCTGCCACCGTCAATATGGACCACATCACCCGAGGCTATTACGGGATAAAAGCATTAAACCCGACAGGCATAAGACCGGTCGGGCCAAAGCACATCGACGAGATGCTCGGACGGGTCGGTCAATAACCGACAACGCCCTTGCGCAGGATCACATTGGCATAAAAACGAGGCTCGCTCGTCGCGATGATGGCATGGGCCGCCTTGACGCGGGCATAAAACTCGGCGGGCGCCACGGGCACGACAGAGTGGGCAGGCTCCAGCTCGGCAACCACAGCCTCGATCTCGGAGTGAACCGCGTCGGGCTTGTCCGGTGTCTTTGCGTTCACAGCGCGAAAGATCGCTTCCGGCACGGCTTCATCAATCGGAAGAACGGACAATACCGCGCGAAGGACGGGCACAACCCCGTGACCATCTGCTCTCACAAGACGTTTTGCGTCGGTCAAAGCAGGATAGTTGCCATCCACTATGGCGATTTCGTCGCCATGACCCATCGCACGTAAAACAGCAAGTAACTCCGGCCCAAGCAATGGGTCGATCCCTTTAAGCATCGGTAATGTCCTGAATTCTAAAGCTCTGGCGGTATTGCCAAAGAGGGTCCTCCCCCGCCACAAGGGCGGAGGAGGAAAGGCCAAGATTAGTCGTAAAGAACCGCTGCGATGTTCGCATCGTTCATGTTCGACGCATCATACCAGTAGAAACCGGTGTCGATCACGGTCGGAAGGGTTTCGCCCTTGATCGCCTTGGCAAGCGAGTCAACCACGCACTCGCCGATGCCGACGGGGTTCTGGGTGATCGAACCGATGAGCGAGCCGTCAAGGATTGCGTCCTTCTGGGTCTTGCCCGAGTCAAAGCCTACGCCAGCGATCTGGGCGCCGGTTTCCTTGATCGCAACAGCAAGACCGATGGCTGCGCCTTCGTTCGAAGCAAAGATACCCTTGAGGTTCGGGTGTGCCTGCATAATCGTCTTGATGGTGTCGGCAGCCTTCAGAGCGTCGTTTGCATACTGAACGTCAACGATGGTGATGTTGGGATAGTTTGCAGCGATCTCGTTGAGGAAGCCGTCACGACGACCGATACCCGTTGCCGAGGTCTGGTCGTGGATCACGGCAGCCACTTCGCCTTCACCGCCGATGGCTTCGGCAAGGCCCTTGGCAGCGCCGGCAGCAGCAGCAAGGTTATCGGTGGTGCAGGTGGTGAGCGGAAGATCCGAGTCAACGCCCGAGTCGAATGCAACGATCGGGATGCCTGCGTCAGCAGCTTTCTTCAGCGCGGGAACCTGTGCCTGGCTGTCGAGAGCAGCAAAGCCGAGGCCCTGGGGCTTCTTGGCGATGGCCGCGTTGAGAATGTCGGTCTGCTTGTCGATTTCTGCTTCGGTGTTCGGACCTTCGAAGGTGATGGTCACGCCGTTGGCAGCAGCAGCGTTCTCAGCGCCGAGCTTCACAGCCTGCCAGAACTGGTGGCTGAAGCCCTT encodes:
- the ygiD gene encoding 4,5-DOPA dioxygenase extradiol; protein product: MLKTRTLDDLKSLLAPSDRMPIVFLGHGSPMNAIEDTAYSRAWSKLGQSLPRPKAILVVSAHWMTRGTTLVDVSAMPKTIHDFYGFPDALFAQQYPASGDPALAREVVTLLASHHSAEDDTWGLDHGAWTILKFLYPDADVPVFQVSIDMGRGLEHQIEIGRTLSELRDRGVLILGSGNVVHNLRALQWSPKAKPHDWALEFDAIFENRLTDRDFGALADRKGLGSLLQMAHPSLDHYMPTLTIAGASDDRDDLTFMTDTIDMGSISMRSFVFHAR
- a CDS encoding glutathione S-transferase family protein, with product MLVDGKWTEDWQPVQKADEKGRFVRQVSSFRNWITPDGSAGPTGRDGFKAEAGRYHLYVAYICPWASRTLMALKLKGLEEIISVTVVNPALGPQGWEFGGYEGAGQDALFGAKYLHEIYTRADATFTGRATVPVLWDKTQNVLVNNESADILRMLDTAFEHLAPSTFRLYPQALAEQIDALNAEIYDSFNNGVYKAGFATSQEAYNEAVDGVFKMLDRLEERLTGDYLFGDSLTETDIRTFVTLIRFDAAYHGLFKCNRHQIADYPRLSVYMERILGLEGISATVNMDHITRGYYGIKALNPTGIRPVGPKHIDEMLGRVGQ
- a CDS encoding RbsD/FucU domain-containing protein, with the translated sequence MLKGIDPLLGPELLAVLRAMGHGDEIAIVDGNYPALTDAKRLVRADGHGVVPVLRAVLSVLPIDEAVPEAIFRAVNAKTPDKPDAVHSEIEAVVAELEPAHSVVPVAPAEFYARVKAAHAIIATSEPRFYANVILRKGVVGY
- a CDS encoding ABC transporter substrate-binding protein — encoded protein: MKKTLLVAALGATTAFSAPAFAEDVYFPIIAKGFSHQFWQAVKLGAENAAAANGVTITFEGPNTEAEIDKQTDILNAAIAKKPQGLGFAALDSQAQVPALKKAADAGIPIVAFDSGVDSDLPLTTCTTDNLAAAAGAAKGLAEAIGGEGEVAAVIHDQTSATGIGRRDGFLNEIAANYPNITIVDVQYANDALKAADTIKTIMQAHPNLKGIFASNEGAAIGLAVAIKETGAQIAGVGFDSGKTQKDAILDGSLIGSITQNPVGIGECVVDSLAKAIKGETLPTVIDTGFYWYDASNMNDANIAAVLYD